One Oncorhynchus kisutch isolate 150728-3 linkage group LG30, Okis_V2, whole genome shotgun sequence genomic window, cattgctcatAGTGATCTTagccttgtgtgcggctgctcggccatggaaacccatttcacgaagctcccaacgaacagttattgtactgacgttgcatccagaggcagtttggaactcggtagtgggtGTTGCAACCGAGGGCAGACCatttttacgcacttcagcactcggcagtccggttctgttagcttgtgtggcctaccacattgcggctgagccgttgttgctcctagacatttccacttcacaataacagcagttaCAGTTGAGCGGGGCTGATCTagaagggcagacatttgaccaaCGGACTTGTTGTAAAGGTACCATCCTATCAGTGCCaatgccattctactgccaattgcatggctgtgtgctcgattttatacacctgtcagcaatgggtgtggctgaaatagctgaatccactaatttgaagggtgtccacatatagtgtgtgtgtgcttattaaGAACCCAATCTTGTCTTATTCCAGGGGAGAGGAGCAGTTCCCCAGTCGCTGGCTGACCTTCTTCAGTGCAATCAAGTCCAACGGTAACGTCTTCATCAGAGACTCCTCAGCAGCCCACCCCCTCGCCCTACTGCTGCTCACCGACTGTGACATCACTGAGAGAGGTATAATTCAATTCAGTAACATTTTATGAATCCTAGAGTGGCATTAAACTGCTGGTACTGTAGAGATCTCACCATTCACCAACTACTGCACGTAGACTTGCACTGACGCTACAGATATGTCATTGAGGGCCTCACTAGCTTTATCGATACCAATGACTATTGAGTGGAATTGTTATAAAGGATGTTAGAATCCAGTCAAATAGTGGAAAAGGGATATTTCCTTGTTTCCTCTCTTTAAcactctcctgcctctctcagtGAATGGTGACCGTGTGGAGGTGGCGTTCCCGGGGCGGTCGCTGGTACGCTGTGAGCTGTCTGTCCAGACATGGGAGCTGCTGTGGGAGCTACGCTCCTCCATCCAGACCATGCTGTACCGCAACCTCCGCCCACACAGCTCAGCCAATTACATCACACAGGATGGCAAGCTCATCTCGCTATTGGTGGAGCTGCTGAACAATACTGAGTCCAATACAGACCCCCAGCCAAACGGTGGCCACAGTGACTCTGAGGTAGACTGATTCACTCGCATTGGAATAAAGGAATGTCAAAGCACTGTGGATGGAGTACTGCTTTGTGACCTGAAAAACCTCTGGCCGTAGCAAGAGTCCATAGATTTTTCTGGTCAGGAAAAAAGTACCAAAGCAAAATGCTCGGGGCACGGTCTGCTGACAAATCTGAGAAGACATGTAATATCGGTTAACTGTACAATATTATCCATAGTTCACTACCCATTCTAAATGTCCTCTATCTCCTCACCTGAGATATACAGAGAAAATGTTTGAAAATATAGATGAATGTGAACACTGAGTTTATAATGGAGTTCGGGAAAATACATCATGCCCTGAAGGTTTGACTCTTAAACTATATTTCAAGAGCCCCATTTAAATAGGAGTGAACTCATGGTACTGTAAATACTACTGTGATTGCTCTCTATATGGGAGGAAATCCATTTGTTTGACTAGATTATGGACTCaagtatttgttttttgaaaagcAGAAGTTGAATGAATCTGACTGTTAATGAGTGTCTAGTGACCTGTGCACTACAGCGAGACGGTGTCAAGATGACAAAATAATGATTACATGAATGTATTGTtaaccattatttttttatttaaatatggTCTGTTGAAAGAAAGATGTTAAACAATGTTACTGGTTGCAATTTTCCTCTCTGTACTGTGATTGTGTCTGAAGTTAAATGTATTATTCATCTTTGGGCTGTAAGGTGAAGCCAGTTTTCAGGAGAACTCCTTGAGGAAGTGCAGGTGGAAGTTCTTCAGGCGTTTCAGTACCTCTTCCATGGTCTCCACTGGGGTCATgacacacagtctacagagagagatgagaacaaaTCAGTGGGGAAGTATAACCATTTAAATAGAATGATGAGGCTAATGCTATGCTTCCCTGTTCATTTGCATAGGATGAGTAGTGGATATGGAGCCATTGACTACTGGAGTGTTTTATGGTGACATTTCTATGTCCAGAAGCTGTTGACAGAGAGAGGATTGTACCTGATGTGGTGGGTGCCTTCCTTCTGTCCATACTCACACCCCGgtcccacacacactcctgccTCCTCTAGTAACCGTTTACAGTACCACAGGTCAGGCTGCATCCCCACCACCTGCAATGGAAAACAGAAAACTCACATATATAAGAGATCAAATCATTAACTCCAGACTATTTAGAATTAATCAGATGTTGAATCACATGTTTTGTCTCTTGAAATGCCCATATGACAAACAGCAGTAGTCATGCTAGTGCTCTACCTGACCATACAGTGTACTATTTGCCCCATGACTAACCTTGGCCTTCTCAATGGCTGCTTGGGGTAGATACAGCCGGGGGAATACGAAAGCTCCTCCCATCATCGGCTGACAGCTGATTCCTGGGATATTGTTCAGAAACTCTGGGACCCAGCTCATGTTATGGACCAGCATGGCCCGGATAGACTGGGTCTCCTGGCGGAGATGGAAGAGAAGACTGAAAAGAAGGACACTGGGAGAGCATATTGTATGGGACACTGAGGTGCAGTTGTGAATAGGGGAAGGAATACATTTGTTTGATTTTGATGAACTATTTCTTATTTTAGAGACATCAATGATTGCAGAGCACTATCATTAAACTACTTATGACTAAATGCTACATGGCATATGCAATCTATTAAGCCTAACGTCATACTGTAGTTTGATCTATTTTGATGGGTCTCACCTGGGCGTAGACCGGGTATGAGGGGTCCCCTGGCCTGGGAGGGTTAGCCATGAGCTCCAGGGCTAGCTGACCAGTCACAGGGGCACAGATGTCAGTGGAAAAGAGGGTGTAGGCGTACCTCATGACGGCTGGGTCAAGGTTCACCAGCTCCACGTACCCCCCGCGTAGCCCACACCTGTGCAGGGAGGAGAGACATACAGAGTAGTGGTCAAACACTGGCCTGCTGGTTTCAGTACAGGCTTTTACACCATAGGAAGCCTGAAGTGGATCTCTTAGGGAACTGCCAgctattttatttacttttgtcAATATTGAGTTTGTGTTGGCAGCTCATACATTGTCTAAGAAGGCACTAATCCATGTTTGCTCTAACGCTCATGCTGAAGGAATTTGACCATTCTAAAAGAAGTAGGCTAGTAGCTAATTACTTAATTAAGTAGCTAATGGGGTAATACGATCCAGATCATTGTAGAGTACAGTAGGCTATAGTATGTATGTATTGAAGACCACTCCTCTGCTGATGTGCCTAATTGCTCTAATTGGGCCATGccccaccccttcccactacAGCTGTTCTCACTGCCAAATCACCACTCCTCAGGCTTTTTTTTTCACTCCTAACCTTACCATTTAACCCCTTCTCCCCTTCTGAAACCAGCAAATCCTTTCATGGTGATGCCAGGAGTGGCATATTCTGTTTGCCTTTGTGCATGAAAGAATCAACCAACACAACCCTACCTAACAGCCTTTACAAGCCAATAAAATCCACACCCCTCTGCTGTGTGTGAAATAAATCAGATAATTGAATCCTTCCTCATCTCATTCATCCAGCAGCATTCTAATAGATGCATCATGGTGGCATTCTGAACTTTAGACCAGTCAATTACAAAACCTCCTAATACAAGTTCACCTTCAGTTGAATGCATGAATCCGTTAGTTTATTGCCTTAGAAGACAGACAGTGCTGCTGTACAGTACTCACTCTCCCATGAAGCCTTTGGATGCTGAGTGGAAAGAGGCCAGCTccactgtgtgagagagaggaggcccCATCTCAGACAGAACCTTCTTATAGGAGACAAACTCACTGCCCTCCCCGAACACACTTTCCTGATACACCTGTGGATCGAATGAAACAGTGAGGGGTGCGTGGAAGACAGAACCACTCACTACATTGTCAATATAGAGGGAAgtgaaatatttgtatttaaaaaTAAGCGATTTGCCAGGAGAAAGTATAGACAGGAAGTCACCTCATCAGCCATGAGGAAGAGCCTCTCCTCCGCAGCGAATCGGATCACCTTTTCAATACACTTCCTGCTCTGAACATGACctagcaacaacaaaacaaatgagaCTATCCATAAATACTGCTGAGGTAACTTGGCTGCAAAAAGGTTTACTTTACATTCTTCATAGGGACAAATAGTGGGGTACTACTGTATCGACCATCATGGAACCGGAACAACTCGTTACCTGTAGGATTCCCCGGGTTGATGACATACAGGGCAACTGTGTTGCAGACACCCTTAGAGGCCTGTAGTGCTCTGCGTAGCTCCTCCACCTCCATTGCCCAACACTGCTCCTCATCTAGGTAGTAGGGAACAACGGCTGCCCCGAGCCTTTGCAACATCATTTTGAAGGAAGAGTAGGTGGGCACAGCGGTCAACACACCTGTCGGAAGTGAGGCCTGATTGTGGAAGTCAGCCAGCATATTCAACACTTGCTAAAAACAGAAAatagagagggaaagatgaatgagagacatggtgatgatgatgatgatgatgatgatggtggtgaagaTGATTCTCACCATTATTGACCTTTGAGAGCCAGATGTCATGAAGATATTCTCGGGGGACGATGGTACACCACCATCTCGTCGAGAGATGAAGTTGGACACACTGCACTGTATATAAGAGATACCACCAGTGGGCGTGTATGAGCCTGATAAGATAGAGAAGAAGAACaaacacaggtaaacacacatcACATATACCAGCCAGGTtacctgtgatacaagtcagtattcaacgtctatccatgtctgaggatgtcgggagatgatgtggaaatcGTCCAGTAGAGGCAACAGTGAGCACTTGCCTTCAAGTAGTTTTCATCTTGCTAAGGTGATGGCTGTGAGCAACTGCCTCTGGTGCCAAATTTGCTATTTTAAgcctatcctaaccttaaccattcagagttaatgcctaacattAAAAagtcagagttaatgcctaaacttaaccctaagaATTCAAAGTTAATGCTTGTAGCATATACTGGATTTAACAGCTAACAGGACCCAATTGCAGCCCACCTTACCTACACTCCCCCCATCACATGCTCCCAGCAGGCTTTGGACCCTCTGTCTAACGTCCCCTGGCAGTTTGTAACTGTGGATCAACTGAGGGTAGAGGCAGGCTGCAAGAACCTggcgcacgcacatgcacacacacacacacagacacacacaggtttaAAGCAAAACAGCAAATACACCATATTTAGACAGGCAGGGTTATCAGTGGACACTCAGACAGAAAGGTTGAATGTCAGGAGGACATTACCTGTCGAACGAAGGTCAAAGGTTGGACCCCTCCTCTGTGTTTGTCTCCCCAGCTGACATCTATCACATCCTTACAGGGCTTCCTCCCTCCCTATCAGAAACAGATGACATACTGCAGTGTAAGTCCATGTATATATATTAGCTGTATACTATATTGTGTTTTACGTGAATATGCAATGAACTGCATGCACAAGTCAACATATATCTAGCTATTCTATGTCTGAAATAGTAGGCATACATGTGACTTGAGACACTAACATCAGATCTGGGTCCGGTTTCCCAAAACCTAAGGCTAAGTTCATCTTTAGAACCTTAGTAGGAGCATTATAAAATATCCAAGCTGTTTCCTAAAACCAGTGTTACTAAAGTTGCACTGGAAGACGCTCGTTATTTACCGACTGACTGCCTCAAACCACTAGTAAGTGCGTTGTCAGAGGCTTTTTTTGCCCTTGCGCATCACTTTATACACAGACGATCTAAACTTAGAATCAAGATGTTTATCTGTCGCAGGACAAAGTTGACTACAAACACAAAGTTGCCATTGTCTTGGGTAAttgttacaaacaaacacaggttAAAAAGATGATTCAAATGAAAACTCAATGGCCAGTTTATTAGATACACCCAGGGTGTACACTGTGGGTGTACACTGTGGCGGGGacactgcaaatagtctgggtagccatttgactagatgttcaggagtcttatggcttggaggtagaagctgttttaaagcctcttggacctagacgtggcgctctggtaccacttgccatgcggttgCCGGTTGCAGAGAGAATGGTCTATGAcaagagtggctggagtctttgacaatttttagggcct contains:
- the LOC116358651 gene encoding alanine aminotransferase 2-like isoform X1 codes for the protein MSLLCLREICRKMRSIKQTELEPLVRRANQIRTEVTQGGRKPCKDVIDVSWGDKHRGGVQPLTFVRQVLAACLYPQLIHSYKLPGDVRQRVQSLLGACDGGSVGSYTPTGGISYIQCSVSNFISRRDGGVPSSPENIFMTSGSQRSIMQVLNMLADFHNQASLPTGVLTAVPTYSSFKMMLQRLGAAVVPYYLDEEQCWAMEVEELRRALQASKGVCNTVALYVINPGNPTGHVQSRKCIEKVIRFAAEERLFLMADEVYQESVFGEGSEFVSYKKVLSEMGPPLSHTVELASFHSASKGFMGECGLRGGYVELVNLDPAVMRYAYTLFSTDICAPVTGQLALELMANPPRPGDPSYPVYAQETQSIRAMLVHNMSWVPEFLNNIPGISCQPMMGGAFVFPRLYLPQAAIEKAKVVGMQPDLWYCKRLLEEAGVCVGPGCEYGQKEGTHHIRLCVMTPVETMEEVLKRLKNFHLHFLKEFS
- the LOC116358651 gene encoding alanine aminotransferase 2-like isoform X2, with protein sequence MTSGSQRSIMQVLNMLADFHNQASLPTGVLTAVPTYSSFKMMLQRLGAAVVPYYLDEEQCWAMEVEELRRALQASKGVCNTVALYVINPGNPTGHVQSRKCIEKVIRFAAEERLFLMADEVYQESVFGEGSEFVSYKKVLSEMGPPLSHTVELASFHSASKGFMGECGLRGGYVELVNLDPAVMRYAYTLFSTDICAPVTGQLALELMANPPRPGDPSYPVYAQETQSIRAMLVHNMSWVPEFLNNIPGISCQPMMGGAFVFPRLYLPQAAIEKAKVVGMQPDLWYCKRLLEEAGVCVGPGCEYGQKEGTHHIRLCVMTPVETMEEVLKRLKNFHLHFLKEFS